The following proteins come from a genomic window of Falco peregrinus isolate bFalPer1 chromosome 16, bFalPer1.pri, whole genome shotgun sequence:
- the LOC101918372 gene encoding 11-beta-hydroxysteroid dehydrogenase 1-like isoform X1, with protein sequence MGQLQKILIPFLGLVLAFWFYSARENFKPEMLKGKRVIVTGASTGIGEQMAYHLARMGSHILITARTEAKLQKVAERCRELGAASARYISGTMEDMAFAEHVVKEAETSLGGLDMLILNHVGTSYFDYFNGDVGHVRKLLEINFLSYVAMTVSALPMLKESEGSIVVVSSMAGKVGFPFTVPYSATKFALDGFFSSLRQEFSIQSVNVSITLCILGFIDTENAVRAAAHRLLVPPAPREECALEILKGGALRRRELYYRYGSTRLPLLLRDWAAELLDYLVRSRYRLDSAEKN encoded by the exons ATGGGTCAGTTGCAAAAGATTCTCATTCCCTTTTTGGGATTGGTTTTGGccttctggttttattctgcGAGGGAGAATTTCAAACCGG AGATGCTGAAAGGGAAGCGGGTGATTGTCACTGGAGCAAGCACTGGAATTGGAGAGCAGATGGCATATCACCTGGCACGGATGGGATCCCACATTTTGATCACAGCACGGACAGAAGCCAAGCTCCAGAAA GTGGCGGAGCGGTGccgggagctgggggcagcctcTGCGCGGTACATCAGCGGCACCATGGAGGACATGGCCTTCGCCGAGCACGTGGTGAAGGAGGCAGAGACCTCGCTGG GAGGCCTTGACATGCTGATTCTTAATCACGTTGGCACGTCGTACTTCGATTATTTTAACGGGGATGTTGGGCATGTACGAAAGCTCCTGGAGATCAACTTCCTCAGCTACGTGGCCATGACCGTGTCTGCGCTGCCCATGCTGAAGGAGAGCGAGGGCAGCATCGTAGTTGTTTCATCCATGGCAG GTAAAGTCGGGTTTCCCTTTACGGTCCCCTACTCTGCAACTAAGTTTGCCTTGGACGGATTTTTCAGCTCACTGAGGCAGGAATTCAGCATTCAGAGCGTTAATGTTTCCATCACGCTCTGCATCCTTGGCTTCATCGATACTG AGAACGCGGTGCGCGCAGCCGCGCACCGGCTGCTGGTGCCGCCGGCGCCGCGGGAGGAGTGCGCGCTGGAGATCCTCAAGGGCGGAGCGCTGCGCCGCCGGGAGCTCTACTACCGCTACGGCTCCACGCGGCTCCCGCTGCTCCTGCGGGACTGGGCCGCCGAGCTGCTGGACTACCTGGTCAGGAGCCGCTACCGCCTGGACAGCGCGGAGAAGAATTAG
- the LOC101918372 gene encoding 11-beta-hydroxysteroid dehydrogenase 1-like isoform X2: protein MGQLQKILIPFLGLVLAFWFYSARENFKPEMLKGKRVIVTGASTGIGEQMAYHLARMGSHILITARTEAKLQKVAERCRELGAASARYISGTMEDMAFAEHVVKEAETSLGGLDMLILNHVGTSYFDYFNGDVGHVRKLLEINFLSYVAMTVSALPMLKESEGSIVVVSSMAGKVGFPFTVPYSATKFALDGFFSSLRQEFSIQSVNVSITLCILGFIDTALPFYLRCCFPSSPAVV from the exons ATGGGTCAGTTGCAAAAGATTCTCATTCCCTTTTTGGGATTGGTTTTGGccttctggttttattctgcGAGGGAGAATTTCAAACCGG AGATGCTGAAAGGGAAGCGGGTGATTGTCACTGGAGCAAGCACTGGAATTGGAGAGCAGATGGCATATCACCTGGCACGGATGGGATCCCACATTTTGATCACAGCACGGACAGAAGCCAAGCTCCAGAAA GTGGCGGAGCGGTGccgggagctgggggcagcctcTGCGCGGTACATCAGCGGCACCATGGAGGACATGGCCTTCGCCGAGCACGTGGTGAAGGAGGCAGAGACCTCGCTGG GAGGCCTTGACATGCTGATTCTTAATCACGTTGGCACGTCGTACTTCGATTATTTTAACGGGGATGTTGGGCATGTACGAAAGCTCCTGGAGATCAACTTCCTCAGCTACGTGGCCATGACCGTGTCTGCGCTGCCCATGCTGAAGGAGAGCGAGGGCAGCATCGTAGTTGTTTCATCCATGGCAG GTAAAGTCGGGTTTCCCTTTACGGTCCCCTACTCTGCAACTAAGTTTGCCTTGGACGGATTTTTCAGCTCACTGAGGCAGGAATTCAGCATTCAGAGCGTTAATGTTTCCATCACGCTCTGCATCCTTGGCTTCATCGATACTG CTCTCCCCTTTTACCTGcgctgctgctttccctccagccctgctgtggtgTGA